Proteins encoded within one genomic window of Brachybacterium muris:
- the recR gene encoding recombination mediator RecR gives MYEGIVQDLIDELGKLPGIGPKSAQRIAFHLLDADDASVRRLAEVLVKVKDTVRFCEICGNVSAEDRCRICADTRRSDELICVVEESKDIVAIERIREFKGRYHVLGGAIDPIGGVGPNDLRIAELMKRLATGETTEVILALDPNIEGEATAAYLSRLLQPLEITVTRLASGLPVGGDLDYADEMTLGRAFLGRRSV, from the coding sequence GTGTACGAAGGCATCGTCCAGGACCTCATCGACGAGCTCGGCAAGCTGCCGGGCATCGGCCCCAAGTCGGCCCAGCGCATCGCGTTCCATCTGCTGGACGCCGATGACGCTTCCGTGCGCCGCCTTGCCGAAGTGCTGGTGAAGGTGAAGGACACGGTGCGGTTCTGCGAGATCTGCGGGAACGTCTCGGCCGAGGACCGCTGCCGCATCTGCGCCGACACCCGCCGCAGCGACGAGCTGATCTGCGTGGTCGAGGAGTCCAAGGACATCGTCGCCATCGAGCGGATCCGCGAGTTCAAGGGCCGGTACCACGTGCTCGGCGGCGCGATCGACCCGATCGGCGGGGTGGGCCCGAACGACCTGCGCATCGCCGAACTGATGAAGCGCCTGGCCACGGGGGAGACCACCGAGGTGATCCTGGCGCTGGACCCGAACATCGAGGGGGAGGCCACCGCCGCCTACCTCTCCCGCCTGCTGCAGCCGCTGGAGATCACCGTGACCCGCCTGGCCTCAGGCCTGCCCGTGGGCGGTGACCTCGACTACGCCGACGAGATGACCCTGGGGCGGGCCTTCCTGGGCCGCCGCTCCGTCTGA
- a CDS encoding CDP-alcohol phosphatidyltransferase family protein, giving the protein MLRPRRALRLPAPRLTTPREGIVRGLHLGVAPVVAATTCLADGLGPARGAVAAGLALGGSVLTDVLLGPEPLTPADHVTRFRSSLVAAQAGRLVAGGLAGGGHPTRGAPDKGRRTVAQAAVFTLAIGLDAVDGQVARRTGSSTQRGWRFDLEADAAAIAVLAATMVHRTGWVLVPGSLRYVFGGLRQVAPALRGGLQPRLSRRVAAGASMVALVITTWPQVPGRAVHVLSAGATMALLASFGRDSVDLLRGASR; this is encoded by the coding sequence ATGCTGCGACCTCGGCGAGCGCTGCGCCTCCCCGCTCCACGCCTCACCACCCCGCGTGAGGGGATCGTGCGCGGCCTGCATCTGGGCGTCGCACCCGTGGTCGCAGCCACCACATGCCTGGCCGACGGGCTGGGGCCGGCCCGCGGGGCCGTGGCGGCGGGCCTGGCGCTGGGCGGCTCCGTGCTGACCGATGTGCTGCTGGGCCCGGAGCCGCTGACCCCCGCCGATCACGTGACACGCTTCCGCTCGTCCCTGGTGGCGGCGCAGGCGGGCCGGCTGGTGGCGGGCGGGCTCGCTGGGGGTGGCCACCCGACCCGAGGCGCGCCCGACAAGGGCCGTCGCACCGTGGCGCAGGCGGCCGTGTTCACCCTCGCGATCGGCCTGGATGCCGTGGACGGCCAGGTGGCCCGCCGCACCGGGAGCTCCACACAGCGCGGCTGGCGCTTCGACCTGGAGGCCGACGCGGCCGCGATCGCCGTGCTGGCCGCGACGATGGTGCACCGCACGGGGTGGGTGCTGGTGCCCGGTTCGCTGCGCTACGTCTTCGGCGGGCTGCGTCAGGTGGCACCTGCTCTGCGAGGGGGCTTGCAGCCGCGGCTGTCGCGACGGGTGGCCGCGGGAGCGTCGATGGTGGCGCTGGTGATCACCACCTGGCCTCAGGTGCCGGGGCGGGCCGTGCATGTGCTGAGCGCTGGGGCCACTATGGCTCTGCTGGCCTCCTTCGGCCGGGACAGCGTGGACCTGCTGCGCGGAGCATCCCGCTAG
- a CDS encoding DNA polymerase III subunit gamma and tau, with protein sequence MATALYRRYRPESFAEVIGQDHVTTPLRRALNAGRIGHAYLFSGPRGCGKTTSARILARCLNCAQGPTDTPCGECDSCRDLARDGAGSLDVVEIDAASHGGVDDARELRERASFAPVRDRFKVFIIDEAHMVTSAGFNALLKLVEEPPEHVKFVFATTEPDKVIGTIRSRTHHYPFRLIPPQVLGPYLREVCDAEQVPVGDGVLPLVVRAGGGSARDSMSVLDQLMAGAGDDGLDFPTAIALLGFTDTALLDRAVEAISQRDAGTLYGVVEEVISTGHEPRRFVEDLLERIRDLIVLAAVPDRGGDLLPHIPADDLERMHAQASTFQPVDLSTAGELVHETLSTMSGATSPRVHLELLAARLVLRDQTGAGAVAGQAGAPGGAAPGAQADREAGPAGGSGRDEARRIAQERADAARQARGVRAPAQPPAPAQQQESQPPAQQSQPPSAASAPSARALDDAPEQAPAQEPPASSAPTSPPAGPPAQEQPQAPAQDSAPAQPAAPVQPPAQPPNSGGGGGLDPDEVRGHWSAIMDELAQIRRPSWALLSQNSHVHGAEGSTLILGFRTEGLLSAFRRGTAAQNLAEAVQRIMRVQVTVDAVVGEDPGPGGGSGGSSGGSGGPGGGSGGPGSGSGGSAGPRGGSDRGAPRPQGSDSGSAHTAAASDAEDAPPASPPGSARDRAAQSWGDVAVATLGGSARKAPEQERPAQTAPPQHEATPQQESRPESAPRPEGRASRTSAAPEDYPPEPDDPYPPEPEDHFPPDPEDSSWRGNGPTAAPARPQREVPSPQPCQDDAVPAPSTSTAPAFAPASAPAADDGDIPVVEDEGRDSLPEGEPRTYGQAALRRALAEGRVVRSRPATGAGAPTGSTPTDTPASSDPGSSASSPDPRGSLGSAGQAAPSSTAAAPVPVRESASAPQQSGVPSADRSVQGADSSQDADGQQRPRSGADLAREAALASRNANRKFGVVRNGPAGDSGPDPADDDPTGGATRDDEDAEYTRRTGREVIETVLGGKVLEVIEERPEY encoded by the coding sequence GTGGCCACTGCTCTGTACCGTCGATACCGTCCGGAGTCCTTCGCCGAGGTGATCGGCCAGGACCATGTCACCACGCCCCTGCGGCGTGCGCTGAACGCCGGCCGGATCGGCCACGCCTACCTGTTCTCCGGGCCGCGCGGCTGCGGGAAGACGACCTCGGCCCGCATTCTTGCGCGCTGCCTGAACTGCGCCCAGGGCCCCACCGACACCCCCTGCGGCGAGTGCGATTCCTGTCGTGACCTGGCCCGCGACGGTGCCGGCAGCCTGGACGTGGTGGAGATCGACGCCGCCAGCCACGGTGGTGTGGATGATGCCCGTGAGCTGCGAGAGCGCGCCTCCTTCGCGCCCGTGCGGGACCGCTTCAAGGTGTTCATCATCGACGAGGCCCACATGGTCACCTCCGCCGGGTTCAACGCCCTGCTGAAGCTGGTGGAGGAGCCCCCGGAGCACGTGAAGTTCGTGTTCGCCACCACGGAGCCGGACAAGGTCATCGGCACCATCCGCTCCCGCACCCACCACTACCCCTTCCGTCTGATCCCCCCGCAGGTGCTGGGCCCGTACCTGCGGGAGGTGTGCGATGCCGAGCAGGTCCCCGTGGGCGACGGCGTGCTGCCGCTGGTGGTGCGCGCCGGTGGCGGCTCGGCGCGTGACTCGATGTCGGTGCTGGACCAGCTGATGGCCGGCGCCGGGGACGACGGCCTGGACTTCCCCACCGCGATCGCTCTGCTGGGCTTCACCGACACCGCCCTGCTGGACCGTGCGGTGGAGGCGATCTCCCAGCGTGATGCCGGCACCCTGTACGGAGTGGTGGAGGAGGTCATCTCCACCGGTCATGAGCCGCGCCGCTTCGTGGAGGACCTGCTGGAGCGGATCCGGGACCTGATCGTGCTGGCCGCCGTGCCCGATCGCGGCGGTGACCTGCTGCCGCACATCCCGGCGGACGACCTCGAGCGCATGCACGCCCAGGCCTCCACCTTCCAGCCGGTGGACCTGTCCACGGCCGGTGAGCTGGTCCACGAGACGCTGTCCACGATGAGCGGGGCCACCTCGCCGCGCGTGCACCTGGAGCTGCTCGCCGCGCGCCTGGTGCTGCGTGACCAGACGGGTGCCGGCGCGGTGGCCGGGCAGGCCGGTGCGCCCGGTGGTGCCGCCCCCGGGGCGCAAGCGGATCGTGAGGCCGGGCCCGCTGGCGGGTCGGGACGTGACGAGGCACGCCGCATCGCCCAGGAGAGGGCCGACGCCGCCCGCCAGGCGCGAGGGGTGCGCGCACCGGCGCAGCCGCCGGCGCCCGCCCAGCAGCAGGAGTCCCAACCTCCGGCGCAGCAGTCTCAGCCTCCTTCCGCCGCCTCCGCGCCCTCCGCCCGGGCGCTCGACGACGCTCCTGAGCAGGCCCCTGCGCAGGAGCCGCCCGCCTCGTCGGCCCCGACCTCGCCGCCGGCGGGACCACCTGCGCAGGAGCAGCCCCAAGCCCCGGCGCAGGACTCTGCTCCGGCGCAGCCCGCGGCCCCGGTGCAGCCGCCCGCCCAGCCCCCGAACAGCGGTGGCGGCGGCGGCCTCGATCCCGACGAGGTGCGCGGGCACTGGTCCGCGATCATGGACGAGCTCGCCCAAATCAGGCGCCCCAGCTGGGCACTTCTGTCCCAGAACTCCCATGTGCACGGCGCGGAGGGATCCACGCTGATCCTGGGCTTCCGCACGGAGGGGCTGCTGTCGGCGTTCCGGCGCGGCACCGCGGCGCAGAACCTGGCCGAGGCCGTGCAGCGCATCATGCGGGTGCAGGTCACGGTGGACGCCGTGGTGGGGGAGGACCCTGGCCCCGGTGGTGGGTCCGGTGGATCCAGCGGCGGGTCCGGGGGGCCGGGTGGCGGTTCCGGAGGTCCGGGTAGCGGGTCCGGCGGTTCCGCTGGCCCGCGCGGTGGCAGCGATCGAGGCGCTCCCCGCCCGCAGGGCTCCGACTCCGGCTCGGCCCACACCGCAGCCGCGTCGGACGCGGAGGATGCCCCGCCCGCATCGCCCCCTGGTTCGGCACGGGATCGTGCTGCGCAGAGCTGGGGTGACGTCGCCGTCGCCACCCTGGGCGGGTCGGCCCGAAAGGCCCCCGAGCAGGAGCGACCGGCTCAGACCGCACCGCCCCAGCACGAGGCCACCCCGCAGCAAGAGTCCCGGCCGGAGTCCGCGCCTCGGCCAGAGGGACGCGCCTCGCGCACGTCGGCGGCTCCGGAGGACTACCCTCCGGAGCCCGACGACCCCTACCCGCCGGAGCCGGAGGACCACTTCCCGCCGGACCCGGAGGACTCCTCCTGGCGCGGGAACGGACCGACAGCCGCGCCGGCCCGGCCGCAGCGCGAGGTGCCGTCCCCGCAGCCGTGCCAGGACGACGCCGTGCCCGCGCCCAGCACCTCAACTGCGCCCGCCTTCGCACCCGCCTCCGCCCCCGCGGCCGATGACGGGGACATCCCCGTGGTCGAGGACGAGGGCCGCGACAGCCTCCCCGAGGGGGAGCCGCGCACCTACGGGCAGGCTGCCCTTCGCCGAGCGCTCGCCGAGGGGCGTGTGGTGCGCTCGCGGCCGGCCACCGGTGCAGGCGCCCCGACGGGCTCGACGCCGACGGATACCCCGGCATCGAGCGACCCAGGCTCCTCAGCCAGTTCCCCAGATCCACGCGGCTCGCTCGGTTCGGCAGGCCAGGCGGCCCCCTCGTCGACGGCCGCTGCGCCTGTGCCTGTTCGGGAGTCGGCGTCTGCACCGCAGCAGAGCGGTGTCCCCTCAGCGGATCGCTCCGTGCAGGGTGCCGACTCCTCGCAGGATGCCGACGGCCAGCAGCGGCCGCGCTCCGGTGCCGATCTGGCGCGGGAAGCCGCCCTTGCCTCCCGCAATGCCAATCGGAAGTTCGGGGTGGTGCGCAATGGCCCTGCAGGCGACTCGGGACCCGATCCCGCCGATGACGACCCCACCGGCGGGGCCACCCGTGACGACGAGGACGCGGAGTACACGCGCCGCACCGGCCGCGAGGTCATCGAGACCGTGCTCGGCGGCAAGGTGCTCGAAGTGATCGAGGAGCGTCCGGAGTACTGA
- a CDS encoding transcriptional regulator — translation MPHPYDETEPIIPCRVEEAVKVPTAVVKKKDFPMYEMSSLMDGTFSHLAEALAEVGIAPIGPAVALHHRMPVDTADLEVGFPIDKPLTETLTLPSGYEVVGSVLPGGRVGVVSHVGSYGGLAETWGAFTEDIGLSGEQMVYPFWEMYVTVPTPEVDPSTLRTDLFHLLEPRSGGSDK, via the coding sequence ATGCCGCACCCTTACGACGAGACCGAGCCGATCATCCCGTGCCGGGTGGAGGAGGCCGTCAAGGTCCCCACTGCGGTGGTGAAGAAGAAGGACTTCCCGATGTACGAGATGTCGTCCCTGATGGACGGCACGTTCTCCCATCTGGCGGAGGCGCTGGCCGAGGTGGGGATCGCCCCGATCGGACCCGCAGTGGCACTGCACCATCGGATGCCGGTGGACACCGCTGACCTCGAGGTGGGCTTCCCGATCGACAAGCCCCTGACCGAGACCCTCACCCTGCCCAGTGGGTACGAGGTGGTCGGGTCGGTGCTGCCTGGTGGGCGCGTGGGCGTGGTCTCGCATGTGGGCAGCTACGGCGGGCTCGCGGAGACCTGGGGCGCGTTCACCGAGGACATCGGGCTGTCCGGTGAGCAGATGGTGTACCCGTTCTGGGAGATGTACGTGACCGTGCCCACCCCGGAGGTGGACCCGTCGACCCTGCGCACGGACCTGTTCCACCTGCTGGAGCCGCGCAGCGGCGGCAGCGACAAGTAA
- a CDS encoding glycoside hydrolase family 125 protein: protein MVQLPNTLLDAVHARLLEGLPAEPSREEIARRVVAYLRNTAETTVNVEADGTTFVITGDIPAMWLRDSAAQLTPLLRLVVGGVGSDEDRAQLVALLSGLLRRHWQYIALDPYANAFNREPDGASWDEDDTDRDNPWAWERKFELDSLSYGPDLAWRLWKATGDISWADENFLPAARAILETVRTEQHHEERSGYFFRRADVPSQDTLAREGRGSLTAHTGLVWAGFRPSDDACELGYNIPGNHFLALALERLGELLDAVPTASQGSTAGQAETESEAKAAPGPGTLAAEARSLAAEIREALFAHGLIDGPDGERIWAYEVDGLGNHVFLDDANVPSLLSLPYLDCADSADPIYLATRRAVLSRQNPYYYAGLFLEGVGSPHTPKDHVWPIAKNIEGLTSSDAVEKRRILEQLIRTDGGTGMMHEGVHVDDPAVFTREWFSWSNSMFCELALDLAGVART from the coding sequence ATGGTCCAGCTGCCGAACACACTGCTCGACGCCGTGCACGCACGCCTGCTCGAGGGCCTGCCCGCCGAGCCCTCCCGCGAGGAGATCGCCCGCCGTGTGGTGGCGTACCTGCGCAACACCGCGGAGACCACCGTGAACGTGGAGGCCGACGGCACCACCTTCGTGATCACCGGTGACATCCCGGCGATGTGGCTGCGTGACTCGGCCGCCCAGCTGACCCCGCTGCTGCGCCTGGTCGTCGGCGGCGTGGGATCGGACGAGGACCGGGCGCAGCTGGTGGCGCTGCTGTCGGGCCTGCTGCGCCGGCACTGGCAGTACATCGCGCTGGACCCGTACGCCAACGCCTTCAACCGTGAGCCCGACGGCGCCAGCTGGGACGAGGACGACACCGACCGCGACAACCCCTGGGCGTGGGAGCGGAAGTTCGAGCTGGACTCCCTCTCCTATGGTCCGGACCTGGCCTGGCGGCTGTGGAAGGCCACCGGGGACATCTCCTGGGCCGATGAGAACTTCCTGCCCGCGGCCCGCGCGATCCTGGAGACGGTGCGCACCGAGCAGCACCACGAGGAGCGTTCGGGGTACTTCTTCCGCCGGGCGGACGTGCCCTCTCAGGACACCCTGGCGCGGGAAGGGCGGGGCTCCCTCACGGCGCACACGGGGCTGGTGTGGGCAGGCTTCCGCCCCAGCGACGATGCCTGCGAGCTGGGCTACAACATCCCCGGCAACCACTTCCTGGCCCTCGCCCTGGAGCGGCTGGGCGAGCTGCTGGACGCGGTACCAACCGCCTCGCAGGGCAGCACCGCGGGTCAGGCGGAGACCGAGTCCGAGGCGAAGGCCGCTCCGGGGCCGGGCACCCTGGCCGCCGAAGCCCGTTCCCTGGCCGCCGAGATCCGCGAGGCGCTCTTCGCCCACGGTCTGATCGACGGCCCGGACGGGGAGCGCATCTGGGCGTACGAGGTGGACGGTCTGGGCAACCACGTGTTCCTGGACGACGCCAACGTGCCCAGCCTGCTGTCCCTGCCGTACCTGGACTGCGCGGACTCGGCCGACCCGATCTACCTGGCCACCCGGCGCGCGGTGCTCTCGCGGCAGAACCCCTACTACTACGCGGGCCTGTTCCTGGAGGGCGTGGGATCCCCGCACACCCCGAAGGACCACGTGTGGCCGATCGCCAAGAACATCGAAGGGCTGACCAGTTCCGATGCCGTGGAGAAGCGGCGGATCCTGGAGCAGCTGATCCGCACCGACGGCGGCACCGGGATGATGCACGAGGGCGTGCACGTGGACGACCCGGCGGTGTTCACCCGCGAGTGGTTCTCGTGGTCCAACTCGATGTTCTGCGAGCTGGCCCTGGACCTGGCGGGCGTGGCGCGCACTTGA